One genomic segment of uncultured Tolumonas sp. includes these proteins:
- the glpE gene encoding thiosulfate sulfurtransferase GlpE translates to MTQFTRISLEQAAKLLKQPTVCLTDIRDAASFNAAHVDNAFHLTNDTLPAFVEQVSKETPVLVMCYHGNSSQGVANYLTSLGYQTVYSVDGGFEGWKQIYPFTATV, encoded by the coding sequence ATGACTCAGTTTACCCGCATTTCTTTAGAGCAGGCAGCCAAGCTGCTGAAACAACCCACCGTTTGTCTGACTGATATCCGTGATGCGGCATCATTTAATGCGGCTCACGTCGACAATGCCTTCCATCTGACCAATGACACTCTACCGGCTTTTGTCGAACAGGTAAGCAAAGAAACGCCTGTATTAGTCATGTGTTATCACGGAAACAGTAGTCAGGGGGTGGCTAATTATCTGACGAGCCTGGGTTATCAGACGGTCTATAGTGTGGACGGTGGATTTGAAGGCTGGAAACAAATTTATCCATTCACGGCGACGGTATGA